A stretch of the Tardiphaga sp. 709 genome encodes the following:
- a CDS encoding ABC transporter ATP-binding protein, which yields MPLLEVADLKVSYGKALAIESVSIRVEKGELIGVLGPNGAGKTTLLKAISRSIASQGTLNFKDASLHPIEPYNVVAKGICHCPEGRKLFSELSVLKNLQLGAYLRKNNADVEKDLERVFTLFPVLRERQWQQSSTLSGGEQQMVAIGRALMGRPELLLLDEPSVGIAPRLKGLIFDSIQQIRRDGTAILIVEQDATSTLRIADRVYVLEHGRTIREGTSAEIAGDKYIQQIYLGV from the coding sequence ATGCCTCTGCTTGAAGTCGCCGATCTCAAGGTCAGCTACGGCAAGGCGCTGGCCATCGAGTCCGTCTCGATCAGGGTCGAGAAGGGTGAACTCATTGGCGTGCTCGGCCCCAACGGCGCCGGCAAGACCACGCTGCTGAAGGCCATCTCGCGCAGCATCGCCTCGCAGGGCACGTTGAACTTCAAGGATGCGTCGCTGCATCCGATCGAGCCATATAACGTCGTCGCCAAGGGCATTTGCCACTGTCCCGAGGGGCGAAAACTGTTCTCGGAATTGTCGGTGCTGAAGAACCTGCAGCTCGGGGCTTACCTCCGCAAGAACAATGCCGACGTCGAGAAAGACCTGGAGCGCGTCTTCACGCTGTTCCCGGTGCTGCGCGAGCGGCAATGGCAACAATCGAGCACACTGTCTGGTGGCGAGCAGCAGATGGTCGCCATCGGCCGCGCGCTCATGGGCCGCCCGGAACTGCTGCTGCTGGACGAGCCCTCGGTCGGCATCGCGCCGCGACTGAAGGGGCTAATCTTCGACTCGATCCAGCAGATCAGGAGAGACGGCACCGCGATTTTGATCGTCGAACAGGACGCGACATCGACGTTGCGGATCGCAGATCGGGTCTATGTGCTGGAGCATGGGCGAACGATCCGTGAGGGGACGTCCGCAGAGATTGCCGGAGACAAGTATATCCAGCAGATTTATCTGGGGGTGTGA
- a CDS encoding ABC transporter ATP-binding protein, producing the protein MTDLLEVNGVTKRFGGLTAVKNASFTLKKGEFTGILGPNGAGKTTLFNILTGFMQPTSGTIHFNGDLVRELAPYKVVNRGMARTFQLTRPFVGMNLLENVLVACMSPRASEDKDKEARASYLLGQVGLGGRDKEPVETLPYGDLRRLEIARALATRPDLLLLDEPFAGLGSSEIEQLAQLIRRLHREENLTILLIEHKLREFMALVSRVIAMNFGEIIAVGPPEEIVKNEKVIEAYIGKTEEAHASA; encoded by the coding sequence ATGACCGACCTGCTCGAAGTCAACGGCGTGACCAAGCGCTTCGGCGGCCTCACCGCCGTGAAGAATGCGAGTTTTACGCTGAAGAAAGGCGAGTTCACCGGCATCCTCGGCCCCAACGGCGCCGGCAAGACGACATTGTTCAACATCCTCACCGGCTTCATGCAGCCGACATCAGGCACGATCCATTTCAACGGCGATCTCGTCCGAGAACTCGCCCCCTACAAGGTGGTCAATCGCGGCATGGCCCGCACCTTCCAGCTCACCCGGCCATTCGTCGGTATGAACCTGCTGGAGAACGTGCTGGTGGCCTGCATGTCGCCGCGCGCCAGTGAGGACAAGGACAAGGAAGCGCGCGCCAGCTATCTGCTGGGACAGGTCGGCCTCGGCGGCCGTGACAAGGAGCCGGTGGAGACGCTGCCATACGGGGACCTGCGACGGCTCGAGATCGCGCGCGCATTGGCGACGCGGCCGGACCTGCTGCTGCTGGACGAGCCCTTCGCAGGGCTTGGCAGCAGCGAGATCGAGCAACTGGCGCAGCTGATCCGCAGGCTGCATCGCGAGGAGAACCTCACTATTTTGCTGATCGAACACAAGCTGCGCGAGTTCATGGCACTGGTATCGCGCGTCATTGCGATGAATTTCGGCGAGATCATCGCCGTCGGCCCACCGGAAGAAATCGTGAAGAACGAGAAGGTGATCGAAGCCTATATCGGCAAGACGGAGGAAGCCCATGCCTCTGCTTGA